In one window of Halomarina pelagica DNA:
- a CDS encoding HEPN domain-containing protein has protein sequence MPDEGEDPEEAAVEDELRQAHRALADAEGARNADLSDAAVINRLYYACFHAAQAVLYDRSHDPGSHGGVLSLFGSEVVVAGDVPRERGRFLNDLSELRKRADYGYGSVDEDVDALLARTQQFVSEMGDLCTSRD, from the coding sequence ATGCCTGACGAAGGGGAAGACCCCGAGGAAGCAGCGGTCGAAGACGAACTCCGGCAAGCCCACCGTGCGCTCGCGGACGCCGAAGGCGCGCGGAACGCGGACCTCTCCGACGCGGCCGTCATCAACCGACTGTACTACGCTTGCTTCCACGCTGCCCAGGCCGTCCTGTACGACCGCAGTCACGACCCCGGCTCCCACGGGGGCGTTCTCTCTCTGTTCGGGTCCGAGGTCGTCGTCGCCGGCGACGTACCGCGCGAGCGCGGTCGCTTCCTCAACGACCTCTCCGAACTCCGCAAGCGGGCCGACTACGGCTACGGGAGCGTCGACGAGGACGTCGACGCGCTCCTCGCTCGCACCCAGCAGTTCGTCTCCGAGATGGGGGACCTGTGTACGTCTCGAGATTGA
- a CDS encoding NUDIX domain-containing protein, whose product MDETHVVTCFLRNGGDVLLLRRSDAVGSYSGMWGTVAGHAEGDPDALVREEIEEETGLLDAATFVRRGDPFEVRDEALDVRWVVHPYLFDCDSRAVTTNDETVEWEWVPPTEILQRETVPDLWQSYAAVAPTVETVVEDRTHGAAYVSVRALEVLRDRAAEAVARDEAEWGALAALARDLRDARPSMTVVANRVNRVAAEADGDPTAVAERARAAIDRALTADGDAAREAAELVSGARVLTLSRSGTVREALARADPAAVYVAESRPDGEGVAVAEALAGDDDADGPTVTLLPDAAVAQALADEPIDAVLVGADSVLADGRVVNKVGTRAAALSAGREGIPVYAVAAADKVAPATDADLESRGREAIYDGDAPLSAYVPTFDVTPAEAVTLVTEDGPQSVGDVRALAEAARERARWDEDAGGSCGSDGDEDEGRE is encoded by the coding sequence ATGGACGAGACGCACGTCGTCACCTGCTTCCTTCGCAACGGGGGCGACGTCCTCCTGCTGCGTCGGAGCGACGCCGTCGGGTCGTACTCCGGCATGTGGGGGACCGTCGCCGGGCACGCCGAGGGCGACCCCGACGCGCTCGTCCGCGAGGAGATCGAGGAGGAGACGGGCCTGCTCGACGCCGCGACGTTCGTCCGGCGGGGCGATCCCTTCGAGGTGCGCGACGAGGCGCTCGACGTGCGCTGGGTCGTCCACCCCTACCTCTTCGACTGCGACTCGCGGGCCGTGACGACCAACGACGAGACGGTCGAGTGGGAGTGGGTACCTCCCACCGAGATCCTCCAACGGGAGACGGTGCCCGACCTCTGGCAGTCCTACGCGGCGGTCGCGCCGACGGTCGAGACGGTGGTCGAAGACCGCACCCACGGGGCGGCGTACGTCTCGGTGCGGGCGCTCGAGGTCCTCCGCGACCGCGCCGCCGAGGCCGTCGCGCGCGACGAGGCCGAGTGGGGGGCGCTCGCCGCGCTCGCCCGCGACCTCCGCGACGCCCGCCCGAGCATGACGGTCGTCGCGAACCGGGTGAACCGCGTCGCCGCCGAGGCGGACGGCGACCCGACCGCCGTCGCGGAGCGCGCGCGGGCGGCCATCGACCGGGCGCTGACCGCCGACGGGGACGCCGCCCGCGAGGCCGCAGAACTCGTCTCGGGCGCGCGCGTGCTCACGCTCTCCCGGTCGGGGACGGTCCGCGAGGCGCTCGCGCGCGCCGATCCGGCGGCGGTCTACGTCGCGGAGTCGCGCCCGGACGGCGAGGGGGTAGCGGTGGCGGAGGCGCTCGCGGGGGACGACGACGCGGACGGCCCGACCGTGACGCTCCTCCCGGACGCCGCCGTCGCGCAGGCGCTCGCGGACGAACCGATCGACGCCGTGCTCGTCGGGGCGGACTCGGTGCTCGCGGACGGGCGGGTCGTGAACAAGGTCGGAACGCGCGCGGCGGCGCTTTCGGCCGGTCGGGAGGGGATCCCGGTCTACGCCGTCGCGGCCGCCGACAAGGTCGCCCCAGCGACGGACGCCGACCTGGAGTCCCGCGGACGCGAGGCGATCTACGACGGCGACGCGCCGCTGTCGGCGTACGTCCCGACGTTCGACGTGACGCCCGCGGAGGCGGTGACGCTCGTCACCGAGGACGGCCCGCAGTCGGTCGGGGACGTGCGGGCGCTGGCGGAGGCGGCGCGTGAGCGGGCGAGGTGGGACGAGGACGCGGGTGGATCATGCGGGAGCGACGGGGACGAGGATGAAGGCAGGGAATGA
- a CDS encoding DUF433 domain-containing protein codes for MTEIVRDPKHSGGAPTIDDTGIRVINVASAYEHSGYSPDEIVGFYPALTLEDVHTALAYYYANIDEFRDVEVDSDAAPA; via the coding sequence ATGACCGAGATCGTCCGCGACCCGAAACACAGCGGCGGCGCGCCGACGATAGACGACACCGGTATCCGCGTGATAAACGTCGCGAGCGCCTACGAACACAGCGGGTACTCGCCGGACGAGATCGTCGGCTTCTATCCCGCTCTCACGCTGGAGGACGTCCACACCGCACTCGCCTACTACTACGCGAACATCGACGAGTTCCGCGACGTCGAGGTCGATTCCGACGCCGCTCCGGCATGA
- a CDS encoding nucleotidyltransferase domain-containing protein produces MSERETSSSPPSADTHVLAAEAFVDRARSRFGGEISELYVFGSTVRGETRGLASDVDVLVVLDDSTDREATADALRDLAYDVMLEYGPVVELHVLSGREFDRFRNEGNPFIENVIDEGRSYA; encoded by the coding sequence ATGAGCGAGCGGGAAACGTCGAGTTCGCCGCCGTCGGCCGACACCCACGTCCTCGCAGCGGAGGCGTTCGTCGACCGCGCCCGCTCCCGATTCGGAGGCGAGATCAGCGAACTGTACGTCTTCGGGTCGACCGTCCGTGGCGAGACGCGCGGTCTCGCTAGCGACGTCGACGTTCTCGTCGTCCTCGACGACAGCACCGATCGGGAGGCGACCGCCGACGCTCTCCGCGACCTCGCCTACGACGTGATGCTCGAGTACGGGCCGGTCGTCGAACTCCACGTCCTCTCGGGACGCGAGTTCGATCGGTTCCGGAACGAGGGAAACCCCTTCATCGAGAACGTCATCGACGAGGGGCGCTCGTATGCCTGA
- a CDS encoding DUF7573 domain-containing protein, producing MQRDRSLDEFLGESPSASASASDADAETHDAPDDAGVDAGDVDTGDAEATDASGTAVGSPEDALDDSPSAPDGLPAGLPLRPAAATMAWTPGGAPCEACEERVERRWRDGDRLVCEACKEW from the coding sequence ATGCAACGGGATCGCTCGCTCGACGAGTTCCTCGGCGAGTCGCCCTCCGCGTCCGCGTCCGCCTCCGACGCCGACGCCGAGACGCACGACGCGCCGGACGACGCGGGCGTGGACGCGGGGGACGTGGACACGGGGGACGCGGAAGCGACCGACGCGTCGGGGACCGCCGTCGGATCGCCGGAGGACGCCCTCGACGATTCGCCGTCCGCGCCGGACGGCCTCCCCGCCGGACTCCCCCTCCGCCCCGCCGCCGCGACGATGGCCTGGACACCCGGCGGCGCGCCCTGCGAGGCGTGCGAGGAGCGCGTCGAGCGGCGCTGGCGCGACGGGGATCGACTGGTATGCGAGGCGTGCAAGGAGTGGTGA
- a CDS encoding metallophosphoesterase family protein: protein MRIAVISDTHVPSRAAEIPSWVRDEVRAADHVVHAGDFDSREAYATVADLAPELTAVRGNMDPVMSDAELPEVASVELGGVRFVVTHGTGDLDTYRERVAGIVRGGADGDESDAPVVGVCGHTHRLMDEVVEGVRLLNPGSATGADPATHATMLVVRAKGGEYEVSVEEGP from the coding sequence ATGCGCATCGCCGTCATCAGCGACACGCACGTCCCCTCGCGCGCCGCGGAGATCCCCTCGTGGGTGCGCGACGAGGTACGGGCCGCCGATCACGTCGTCCACGCCGGCGACTTCGACTCGCGGGAGGCGTACGCGACGGTGGCGGACCTCGCCCCGGAGCTGACCGCCGTCAGGGGAAACATGGACCCCGTGATGTCCGACGCGGAACTGCCGGAGGTGGCGTCGGTCGAACTCGGCGGCGTCCGGTTCGTCGTCACGCACGGCACCGGCGACCTCGACACCTACCGCGAGCGCGTGGCGGGGATCGTCCGCGGTGGGGCCGACGGAGACGAGAGCGACGCCCCCGTCGTCGGCGTCTGCGGGCACACCCACCGGCTCATGGACGAGGTGGTGGAGGGCGTCCGCCTGCTCAACCCCGGGAGCGCCACCGGCGCGGATCCCGCGACGCACGCGACGATGCTCGTCGTCCGGGCGAAGGGCGGCGAGTACGAGGTGAGCGTCGAGGAGGGTCCCTGA
- a CDS encoding DUF5615 family PIN-like protein codes for MRVYADENVWLPVVEGLRRRGWDVTTVYDEGTVGDSDRYGLL; via the coding sequence ATGAGGGTGTACGCGGACGAGAACGTCTGGCTACCGGTCGTCGAGGGCCTCCGTCGCCGGGGGTGGGACGTGACGACGGTCTACGACGAGGGGACGGTAGGGGACAGCGATAGATACGGACTGCTGTAA
- a CDS encoding lipopolysaccharide biosynthesis protein, with amino-acid sequence MRLLDVFKRSLSPTGDLTSRTVVGGLWLAFTNGGNRVLETVMLVVLARLLSPADFGLFGIALVALSALKRFSRLGLDTALIQRREANVDAYLDTAFTLQLLRGVTIAAVAYLSAPLVASFFGEPRATLLLRAVALATLFEMLYNPGRVYFEKDLAFHRQFAFSLSGTLPRVAVSIGYAVFVEATVWALVAGFVVGNGVRMVASYAIHDYRPWPRFDRARAAELVDYGKWILGSSVVTFLYGEGDDVFVGRFLGTGALGAYQLAYQLSNAPATEVAHTISRVAMPAYSKVQSDATALREGFHRALRLSSLISLPVGVGIAVVAPVFVPTFLGDGWEAMVVPMQILAGFGVLRSVRTCTSPLFKAVGRPDYAAKLHALRLCVLVVAIYPLTAAFGLPGTSMAVLLTSAVGIPVATWLAIRIVDDDLRSLAAIVAFPAAGSVVMGVCALAVRRAVVDAGGPLAAFVATVVAGVVAYALVMLALELRFDIGLNEFVGQVRRSL; translated from the coding sequence ATGCGGCTCCTCGACGTCTTCAAGCGGTCGCTCTCGCCGACTGGCGATCTCACCTCGCGGACGGTCGTCGGGGGGTTGTGGCTCGCGTTCACCAACGGCGGCAACAGGGTCCTCGAGACGGTGATGCTCGTCGTGCTGGCGCGGCTGCTCTCGCCGGCCGACTTCGGGCTGTTCGGCATCGCGCTGGTCGCCCTCTCGGCGCTCAAGCGCTTCTCCCGGCTCGGGCTCGACACGGCGCTCATCCAGCGCAGGGAGGCGAACGTCGACGCGTACCTCGATACGGCGTTCACCCTCCAGCTTCTCAGGGGCGTCACGATCGCCGCAGTGGCGTACCTCTCCGCGCCGCTGGTCGCGTCGTTCTTCGGCGAGCCGCGCGCGACGCTCCTGTTGCGCGCCGTCGCTCTCGCCACGCTCTTCGAGATGCTCTACAACCCGGGACGGGTCTACTTCGAGAAGGACCTCGCGTTCCACAGGCAGTTCGCGTTCTCCCTCAGCGGGACGCTCCCTCGGGTCGCGGTGTCGATCGGGTACGCGGTGTTCGTCGAGGCGACGGTGTGGGCGCTCGTCGCCGGGTTCGTCGTCGGAAACGGGGTCAGGATGGTCGCCTCCTACGCGATCCACGACTACCGCCCCTGGCCGCGGTTCGACCGCGCCCGCGCCGCCGAACTCGTCGACTACGGCAAGTGGATCCTCGGCTCGTCGGTCGTCACGTTCCTCTACGGCGAGGGGGACGACGTCTTCGTCGGTCGGTTCCTCGGCACGGGTGCCCTCGGCGCGTACCAGCTCGCCTACCAGCTCTCGAACGCCCCCGCGACGGAGGTCGCACACACCATCTCGCGGGTCGCCATGCCCGCGTACTCGAAGGTCCAGAGCGACGCGACCGCCCTCCGCGAGGGCTTCCACCGCGCCCTGCGGCTCTCGTCGCTGATTTCGCTGCCGGTCGGCGTCGGGATCGCCGTCGTCGCGCCCGTCTTCGTCCCGACGTTCCTCGGGGACGGCTGGGAGGCGATGGTCGTCCCGATGCAGATACTCGCCGGCTTCGGCGTGCTGCGTTCGGTTCGGACGTGTACCTCCCCGCTGTTCAAGGCCGTCGGTCGTCCGGACTACGCCGCGAAGCTCCACGCGCTCCGGCTGTGCGTCCTCGTCGTCGCCATCTACCCGCTCACCGCCGCGTTCGGGCTCCCGGGAACGTCGATGGCCGTCCTCCTGACGAGCGCGGTCGGCATCCCGGTCGCGACGTGGCTGGCGATCCGCATCGTCGACGACGACCTGCGCTCGCTCGCCGCCATCGTCGCGTTCCCGGCGGCCGGGAGCGTCGTCATGGGCGTCTGCGCGCTCGCCGTTCGACGGGCGGTCGTCGACGCGGGCGGGCCACTCGCGGCGTTCGTCGCGACCGTCGTCGCCGGCGTCGTCGCCTACGCGCTGGTCATGCTCGCGCTCGAACTGCGATTCGACATCGGACTGAACGAGTTCGTCGGGCAGGTGCGACGGAGCCTCTGA
- a CDS encoding dual specificity protein phosphatase family protein: MALRHPVTCEQIGQRSLYLGSTRAARQGVVDTQFDHVITVSSSKQPLTTEFIPLVDGPSLSYKQFKQAVDAVRAHYHSDETILVHCEVGISRSAAVIATVLACEEGISFEEALDEVKRYRGRASPRRSLRESGEKYIREVGSPLSIT; encoded by the coding sequence ATGGCTCTTCGACACCCCGTGACCTGCGAGCAGATTGGTCAGCGTTCGCTATATCTTGGCAGCACTCGAGCCGCCCGTCAAGGGGTTGTCGATACTCAGTTTGATCACGTTATCACAGTCAGTTCATCCAAACAGCCACTGACAACCGAGTTCATTCCCCTCGTCGATGGGCCTTCTCTCAGCTATAAGCAGTTCAAGCAGGCAGTTGATGCAGTGAGGGCTCACTATCACAGTGATGAAACTATATTAGTCCACTGCGAGGTTGGCATCTCTCGAAGTGCTGCAGTGATTGCAACGGTACTTGCTTGTGAAGAGGGAATCAGTTTCGAGGAGGCACTCGATGAAGTCAAGCGCTATCGAGGTCGGGCGTCACCACGACGTTCCCTCCGTGAGTCAGGGGAGAAGTACATCCGGGAGGTCGGTTCCCCCTTATCGATCACGTGA
- a CDS encoding coenzyme F420-0:L-glutamate ligase, with protein sequence MEVFAVPDLPEIRAGDDVAALVEERVDLRADDVVCVASTVVSKAEGRTVNLESVTAGERARAIAGRLASITGESKDPRFAQVVLDESNALLLEAPFLLAETRFGHVTVNAGIDRSNVPEADLLLLPEDPSASAGTLSGALGVPVIVTDTCGRPFRHGQRGVAIGWAGMPASRDWRGETDREGRELDVTVEAVVDELAAAANLVSGEGDGGTPVVVIRDFEFGDHGGSDLLFRAREDDLVRQALERWEFPG encoded by the coding sequence ATGGAGGTGTTCGCGGTCCCCGACCTGCCCGAGATCCGCGCCGGCGACGACGTCGCCGCGCTCGTCGAGGAGCGCGTCGACCTGCGCGCCGACGACGTCGTCTGCGTCGCGAGCACCGTCGTCTCGAAGGCCGAGGGGCGGACGGTGAACCTCGAGAGCGTGACCGCGGGCGAGCGCGCCCGCGCGATCGCCGGGCGACTGGCGTCGATCACGGGCGAGTCGAAGGACCCCAGGTTCGCGCAGGTCGTCCTCGACGAGTCGAACGCGCTGCTGCTCGAAGCGCCCTTCCTCCTCGCGGAGACGCGCTTCGGGCACGTCACGGTCAACGCCGGCATCGACCGCTCGAACGTCCCCGAGGCGGACCTGCTCCTGCTCCCCGAGGACCCGAGTGCGAGCGCCGGGACGCTCTCGGGGGCGCTCGGCGTGCCCGTGATCGTCACCGACACGTGCGGGCGGCCGTTCCGCCACGGCCAGCGCGGCGTCGCGATCGGCTGGGCGGGGATGCCCGCCAGCCGCGACTGGCGCGGCGAGACCGACCGCGAGGGCCGGGAACTCGACGTCACCGTCGAGGCGGTCGTGGACGAACTCGCCGCCGCCGCCAACCTCGTCTCCGGCGAGGGCGACGGCGGCACCCCGGTCGTCGTGATCCGTGACTTCGAGTTCGGCGACCACGGCGGCAGCGACCTGCTGTTCCGCGCGCGGGAGGACGACCTCGTCAGGCAGGCCTTAGAGCGGTGGGAGTTTCCCGGATGA
- a CDS encoding carboxypeptidase M32 produces MATEQQSRYDEFLDRVRRISNLRSAGMLLSWDQQVVMPEGGTPARSKQLSTLSALSHELLTTDEMAADLDALEAADLDADKRAVVRELRREHDRAASVPGDLIEEISEATSEALPVWQEAKEADDFDAFAPTLERLVELKREYAAHVDPDADPYEVLFADYEPYLDLDTAERVLERLRERLVPLIEEIQASDVELASPFEGRYDDETQMALARDVLDTLGYPWERGRLDTAPHPFMSGTQFDARVTTRFKEEDPLDALTAVIHEFGHATYQLGLPADEYGTPLGQSRDLTVHESQSRLWENHVGRTRAFWELIAPTVNEHLGTDATPEEGYEAANRIYPDNLIRVEADELTYHMHVILRFEIERDLIAGDLDVRDVPEVWNEKMEAYLGVRPDTDAEGCLQDIHWAHANFGYFPTYSLGSVLAAQLYAAAERDLGDVDAQVREGDFDPLRDWLREHVHRHGQRYTTPDLVEEATGEAYTADYFLDYAEAKYGELYDL; encoded by the coding sequence ATGGCGACAGAACAGCAGTCGCGGTACGACGAGTTCCTGGATCGAGTCAGGCGAATCAGTAACCTCCGATCCGCCGGGATGCTGCTCTCCTGGGACCAGCAGGTGGTGATGCCGGAGGGCGGCACGCCCGCCCGCTCGAAGCAGCTCTCGACGCTCTCCGCGCTCTCTCACGAACTGCTCACGACGGACGAGATGGCCGCCGACCTCGACGCCCTGGAGGCGGCGGACCTCGACGCCGACAAGCGCGCCGTCGTCCGCGAACTCCGGCGCGAGCACGACCGCGCGGCGAGCGTCCCGGGCGACCTCATCGAGGAGATCTCCGAGGCGACGAGCGAGGCGCTCCCCGTCTGGCAGGAGGCGAAGGAGGCGGACGACTTCGACGCCTTCGCGCCGACGCTCGAGCGCCTAGTCGAACTCAAGCGCGAGTACGCGGCGCACGTCGATCCCGACGCGGACCCCTACGAGGTGCTGTTCGCCGACTACGAGCCGTACCTCGACCTCGACACCGCGGAGCGCGTGCTCGAACGCCTCCGCGAGCGGCTCGTCCCGCTGATCGAGGAGATCCAGGCGAGCGACGTCGAACTCGCCTCCCCGTTCGAGGGGCGCTACGACGACGAGACGCAGATGGCGCTCGCCCGAGACGTGCTCGACACGCTCGGCTACCCCTGGGAGCGCGGTCGGCTCGACACCGCCCCCCACCCCTTCATGTCCGGCACGCAGTTCGACGCCCGCGTGACGACGCGATTCAAGGAGGAGGACCCCCTCGACGCGCTCACCGCGGTGATCCACGAGTTCGGCCACGCGACCTACCAGCTCGGACTCCCGGCCGACGAGTACGGCACGCCGCTCGGCCAGTCGCGCGACCTCACCGTCCACGAGTCCCAGTCGCGGCTCTGGGAGAACCACGTCGGGCGCACCCGCGCCTTCTGGGAGCTGATCGCGCCGACGGTGAACGAGCACCTCGGCACCGACGCGACGCCCGAGGAGGGCTACGAGGCCGCGAACCGGATCTACCCGGACAACCTCATCCGCGTCGAGGCGGACGAACTCACCTACCACATGCACGTCATCCTCCGCTTCGAGATCGAGCGCGACCTGATCGCGGGCGACCTCGACGTGCGCGACGTGCCCGAGGTCTGGAACGAGAAGATGGAGGCGTACCTCGGCGTGCGCCCCGACACGGACGCGGAGGGCTGTCTGCAGGACATCCACTGGGCGCACGCGAACTTCGGCTACTTCCCGACGTACTCGCTCGGGAGCGTCCTCGCCGCGCAGCTCTACGCCGCCGCGGAGCGCGACCTCGGCGACGTGGACGCGCAGGTCCGCGAGGGTGACTTCGACCCCCTGCGCGACTGGCTCCGCGAGCACGTCCACCGCCACGGCCAGCGCTACACCACGCCCGACCTCGTCGAGGAGGCCACCGGCGAGGCGTACACGGCCGACTACTTCCTCGACTACGCGGAGGCGAAGTACGGGGAGCTGTACGACCTCTGA
- a CDS encoding 5,10-methylenetetrahydromethanopterin reductase, with translation MRGIELTPEHPVPRLADLGARAEAAGFDTVFTSCHYNNRDPFLALTEVARATDEVRLGPGVVNPHEVHPVRLASAVATLDELSGGRAVLGIGPGDPSTLRNLGLLDDRGLRPVLEAFETARALWRGERVTRDGTFVATDAGLNYEPPSGDGIPVYVGGEGPHMCRMAAKRADGLLFNGSHPEDLAWAREQVEIGLEDRPGGPDGNGGFDLAAYASVSVAEDADAAREAARPPAAFIAAGAAPPVLDRHGIDAGRAADVGDAISAGRFGEAFGLVTDAMIDAFSATGTPEAVGERLGSLLDHADGVVVGAPLGPDLEAAVDLAAAALDRAEGG, from the coding sequence ATGAGAGGAATCGAACTCACGCCCGAACACCCCGTTCCGCGGCTCGCCGACCTCGGCGCGCGGGCGGAGGCGGCGGGCTTCGACACGGTGTTCACGAGCTGTCACTACAACAACCGCGACCCGTTCCTCGCGCTCACCGAGGTGGCGCGGGCGACCGACGAGGTCCGCCTCGGTCCGGGCGTCGTCAACCCCCACGAGGTCCACCCGGTTCGGCTGGCCTCCGCGGTGGCGACGCTCGACGAACTCTCCGGCGGGCGCGCCGTCCTCGGGATCGGGCCGGGCGACCCCTCGACGCTCCGGAACCTCGGCCTGCTCGACGACCGCGGCCTGCGTCCCGTGCTCGAGGCGTTCGAGACCGCGCGGGCGCTCTGGCGCGGCGAGCGCGTCACCCGCGACGGGACGTTCGTCGCGACGGACGCGGGCCTGAACTACGAACCGCCGAGCGGGGACGGGATCCCGGTGTACGTCGGCGGCGAGGGGCCGCACATGTGCCGGATGGCCGCCAAGCGCGCCGACGGCCTCCTGTTCAACGGCTCGCACCCGGAGGACCTCGCGTGGGCGCGCGAGCAGGTCGAGATCGGGCTGGAGGACCGACCGGGCGGGCCGGACGGGAACGGCGGGTTCGACCTCGCCGCCTACGCGAGCGTGAGCGTCGCGGAGGACGCCGACGCCGCCCGCGAGGCGGCCCGCCCGCCGGCGGCGTTCATCGCGGCTGGCGCGGCTCCGCCGGTCCTCGACCGCCACGGGATCGACGCCGGGCGGGCGGCGGACGTCGGCGACGCCATCAGCGCCGGGCGGTTCGGCGAGGCGTTCGGGCTGGTCACCGACGCGATGATCGACGCGTTCAGCGCGACGGGGACGCCCGAGGCGGTCGGGGAGCGACTCGGGTCGCTCCTCGATCACGCCGACGGCGTGGTCGTGGGCGCGCCGCTCGGTCCCGACCTGGAGGCGGCGGTGGACCTCGCGGCGGCGGCGCTCGACCGGGCGGAAGGGGGATGA
- the ddh gene encoding D-2-hydroxyacid dehydrogenase, which produces MHVAVHESVSPVFDPELLLEYLRERDLEASRFDPERREEYDGVVAFGPDEAFLEVPWVHCVRAGYDEFPVERYERADVTLTTSTGIHGTTIGETVAGMMLAFARRLHVYRDYQGAGEWAREPYEAAFTLAGERLCVVGLGTLGRGIAERAAALGMDVVGVRRSPDPVPGVSEVHQPEDLHEAIADARFVALAVPLNVATAAMFGAREFDAMRGDAYLINVARGGVVEQDALVEALSAGEIAGAGLDVFDPEPLPRESPLWGMENVILTPHVGAMTNRYHADVGELVVENVERAERGDDLVNRVV; this is translated from the coding sequence ATGCACGTCGCAGTCCACGAGTCCGTCTCCCCGGTGTTCGATCCCGAACTGCTCCTCGAGTACCTGCGCGAGCGCGACCTGGAGGCGTCGCGCTTCGATCCCGAGCGCCGTGAGGAGTACGACGGCGTCGTCGCCTTCGGACCGGACGAGGCCTTCCTCGAAGTCCCGTGGGTCCACTGCGTCCGCGCGGGGTACGACGAGTTCCCCGTCGAGCGCTACGAGCGGGCGGACGTGACGCTCACCACCAGCACCGGCATCCACGGGACGACTATCGGCGAGACGGTCGCCGGCATGATGCTCGCGTTCGCCCGGCGGCTGCACGTCTACCGCGACTACCAGGGCGCGGGCGAGTGGGCGCGCGAGCCCTACGAGGCCGCGTTCACCCTCGCGGGCGAGCGCCTCTGCGTCGTCGGCCTGGGGACGCTCGGGCGGGGCATCGCAGAGCGCGCCGCGGCCCTCGGGATGGACGTCGTCGGGGTGCGCCGCTCGCCCGACCCCGTCCCGGGCGTGAGCGAGGTCCACCAACCGGAGGACCTCCACGAGGCCATCGCCGACGCGCGGTTCGTCGCGCTCGCCGTCCCGCTGAACGTCGCCACGGCGGCGATGTTCGGCGCGAGGGAGTTCGACGCCATGCGCGGGGACGCCTACCTGATCAACGTCGCGCGCGGGGGCGTCGTCGAGCAGGACGCGCTCGTCGAGGCGCTCTCCGCCGGCGAGATCGCCGGGGCCGGCCTCGACGTGTTCGACCCGGAACCCCTCCCGCGGGAGTCGCCGCTGTGGGGGATGGAGAACGTGATCCTCACCCCGCACGTCGGCGCGATGACCAACCGCTACCACGCCGACGTGGGCGAGTTGGTCGTCGAGAACGTCGAGCGGGCCGAGCGCGGGGACGACCTGGTGAACCGCGTCGTCTGA